The stretch of DNA TAATTTCACCTTGGGGAACTGCAGATTGTCGATCTCCTTCTTGGTCTCGGGATCGTTGATCATCTTGGGCAGCACCAGCATGAGCAGCAGTGGGAGAACCATCATCAGGACCATGGGGCTGAACAGGAAGTCGGTGATCTGAGGGTTAAAAGTAAGGGTTAGCTTTGGGATTTAGTTTTTAGAGTCTAATGGAGTCTAACCTTCCACTGCTCCCTGGTCTGGAAGTACTTAAAAGGCATCAGTGGCTTTACGCGCAATGGATAGGGCACCTGCATGATTTGCGCCGGCTGGACAAAGTTCACTTTCCGGGCGCGGAACTTTCCCTTCGGATTGATCTCGACGCGCACCTGCAATGGAGGTTACTAAGGTAAATAAAGCCACTTCTCGAGAGGATCTCATCCACTCACCGGCTCATAGAACACATCTGGGTGGTGGACATCCAGGATATAGCTGCCGGAGGGCACGCCGCTGATCATGAACTGGCCATCCTCGCGGACGAATCCCTTGAACTCGCCGTCGTTGATGGAGAGCGTGACCTCCGTTTGCCACTTGAGGGCATCCTTGTTCACCGGAGCACCTCGTCCTCCTGGGGCAGGTGGATAAATGGAATCGGGCGGCGAGACCCGGCCCTCGATTGTGTACAGGCCGGAGACCTCGTCCACCAGTTCATCCTGGCCGATGACAACTTCGGAGGCCACCAGGGCGAGGAGCCCCGTGAAAATAAGTAACTTTAAGCACATTCTTCAGTccaatttggtttttttttctccaatTGAAAAATTGTCAGCCGATAATGTGACCGTTCACGGGGTTATGGAGAATCCAACGGCAGGGCTggagaatttatttatttaagtaaaatatGGCGGTAAATTCAAATCATCAATGGAGACATAATTCGttagttttaataattttataaagctCAAGAAAGCTAGCAACTTGATGCGattactatattttttttataaaaataaaatattggaaatACTAAAATGACATAGTCACCCGGCAGATCTAAGGAAGTTTTCATTTCAAACTTTGAAAATCAGACAACCATCAGATTTGAAACAGAACACAAATAATTTCGGAATATAAATAAGTAGGGTAGTACAGAAGAAACTGAAATTCAGCGAAACGCTCGCAAGTAGAACCAATATACGATCTCAACATGGAATCCTTCAAGCAAAAGGAATCAAAGGCAATGGCATCCCAACCGTGTTCGTCCTGGCACAACACGATCTCCAATGTGGTGAGATCATATTCCCCGGATCTCTACGACTGGGGAAATCTTACGGAACAAGTTGAGGCGATAATGCAGACACCAGAAGTTCAAAGGACCCCAATTGTGCCAAGAACCGCAAAAGTTGCAAGGCCTCCAAAAGGACCAAGGACAAGACACAATAAAAATCGGTCTCCAAATGTTTTGATCAGGCGCCTGAAACTCAATATACAAAGACTCAAGAAGAAAAATCGAAAGCTGACCAAGAGATTAAATTCCGTTCGCAAACTCCGCAAAAATAGTGATACGATTCCTCAAGGCGATGTCTCCTAAAAAGTTTTGGTACTTAGTTTTTTGTTCGGATATGAAATTCGTTTAAAATTTGTCCGTCAATTAACTCAATTTAACTTGTTTAccttaacattttattatggtggagccaacaaaaaaaatctataaaataaataaattgtggcATTCTTTGTTGTTAATAGGTTTTGGAAAAGATATAGAAAgcagtttttaatttcaaaattgcttttgtaatttttaagagGATTGGAAGCTAAACCAACGATTGCACAATGACGTTGATATTGCAAATTTagttttcgaaattttaaaagcCATTTTAAGCCGTAAATAATAATACGTAGCACATATCTTTAAAGAAAAAAGGGCTTGTAATTTTGAAGTACAGGTCACTAAAGTCTCTCCGAAAACATTATCACttacgatttgttttttaacgactaaggtttttttcctttataaAAGCTATGTAAAGCCTTAATCTTAAAGCATTAATAAAAAGGTAGAGCACACTAGGGCCTTTTCAAAAGTGTCCCGTCGAACTgtattgaaattattaaaaacaagtttCCCTTTTAGGCCTGAAAAGCTCAGTAGTTTGCGGTTTGAACCATCGCTGTGCTGGCTTTACTATCGATACATGACTGAaacatttgtattattttttccagctCTTTTTCAGCGCTCTCCGccgactttttcagtcgttgGCGGCAATTCGTTGAGTTCGGTTTGCTAAATCCAAGCGGTTGAATTGGACGAGAATAAAGAGCTTACGCAGCTCGGAGTGATTTTCGAATATTGTTGACAGCGATTTTAGGTTAGTGCGTGCTTTGTCAAACGGGTTTTGAGTTATTCGCAATGAATGGCGACGGAGTTCTACTGGGCGTAGGTGTGCCTGCGTCCACGAGGCAATAAGTGCCACATGCAATGCAATGTTGCTCACAACATGCAACATGCCCACCGAAAGTGAAGTTCAACCTGAAGCGGAGCCCTAAGTTCGGCTAAAGACTATCCAGGTGTTATGGGCAATGTCAATGGAGTATCAAAACTTGAGGCTGATCCCCTAATCAGTccataaaaattccaaagttgctgctgtgtttttgtttttcattccATCAAGTTGAACTGTGTCGCATGTACAGTGGAACCggtttcagtatttttaatGATGCTGAGATCACAGTACCCCACCCTCGTCGGTGCCCCCAGCCCCCATTCATCCGAAACTTgcatagatttattttttttttcgcacaCACATTTCAATGGCAAGACGCAATGCAAGTCTTCTAGTACAATGGCAGTGGTTAATTAATTAAGCAGCGAACCAAAGTAACAATAAAGTAGTGAGTGATGTCAAGCGTCGCGCCTGCGCAAAGCCACCGATGTGATGTAAACAAGTCGTGGCGGAAAAACAGTGAAAACGAAGCAAGAAACGAACTATTCGGGGGTTATATCTCGGTTTCGGGACGTGCCCTGGTCCCTTTATAGGAATTGGCACACTCGCGGCCACGAGTTCAGTGGCTTACGCAACGCGATGGCTGATAAATCATCGTTGACAGTCACTTTCTACGAATGAACCTGCTCACTTCGCTTTGTCACTCGAATACTTATTATTAATGACGACAATTGGTACAGTTTTTCGACGTGACAACGATTTCCTCGATCTCTGCCATTTATGATGTCATCTAATGGAGGTTTTATGTGCATACCACGAATCAATATTCGAGTCGTTAAGGCCTTTTTCTCGGCCAGTGGCACAGTTTACGCATTCTACGAGGTTTTACAGAGAACACCTGTTCGGATCTCAAACAATTAATTTGCACATAACTTAGAGTCAGCTTACTTTACAGCAATTTTATAGAATTGAAAATTAATCGAACATTTGCATAATATATTTTAGCgattaaagtgaaataaatacaaaaaattttcttagtaATTTCTCTTATTGttaatatgtacatataatGCGAATTGTATACTGGTTTTGAATTctatattacatttaatataggtatatttaaattaacatgTTTAAGAAGATATTATGACTTTCAAAACTGGTAATTCCGTATGACACATAATATACATACatgctaaatatttataaatattcttcAAAATATTGTGAGCAATCCCTGATTACTTGGGTTatgtttcatttcaatttgtttaattaatagtATCTAGCAAAAAAGGTAATCAAAAACTAACGATCTATAAAAAGAACTTTACTACCTGTAGACTATTGCCAGATTAAACATTAATTTAGGACCCTCTGACACATGCCAATCAGTTTTTTATGGGCAAATGTTGATCAATCTTTTTCCGTATGCATAGAACCGTCAGGGAAACGTAGCACCAACCCCAAATTTAATGGTTCCTTTGGCTGGTTTTCTTTATGGGTGGAAGGGTCTAATACTTGGTTACTTGGAACTGCGCACCACAGGCTAGTTGTTAACCCAGTTTACACAGGTTCTGGCACGCGATGTCCGGCCAAGATTGCTGAAATGCAAGGAAATTGTTCGACCACCTTGACCAAACCCCAACCCCAAAGGCCAACCCCTGTGAACTCTTTTTTCTGGGGTCAAAAGCCAATTGTTGTTGGCGTGTGCTACAGAGTTACCcagaaatattcaaaccaacaCGCTTAATGGATGATAAGGCGAAAAAACCCACAGATATAGGCCTATTCCTTGGACTGATTGGTCTATAAACTCGGACTAACCAAAGTCAAGTGCAATCTTATCAACTTACAGGCAGTTGCCAATAATTATGAGAACTTTACGCAAGTTTATGACGTGGGTGATTCAGCAATCTGCTCCAAAACAACCTCAAGTGGTCGCCAACTCAAGAAAGCAAATTATACCAAGTCGTTTACCCCTCGACAGCGATCTACATACCTTTCGCATTGATCGAAGCAATTAGAGTTGGGCTGTCAAATACGAATACTATAGTATATGCATAAGTACGAGTGGATATTTCGTGTAGACACACACCGACAGCATTCAAATTGCGATTATTTTTTGTACGAGTTTTAAAACTGGCTTTTTAACAAGGGCATGAGACAAGCTCTATGTGTGCAGTGGATATATGCAGGCTATATACGATATGCCATGTATAAATACCCCTCACAATGAGCATGTTAGAGTCAAGTGTTTCGGGCCCACATAATAATGgcgcattgttgttgctggaaaAGTCGCTAACTTAATCAGTTTTGTCTCAcgttcaaaaacaaaagccgaTCCCAAAAGTTTCAGAGTCGTGGTTATATGGGGGCCAATGGCTATATGCCGCGAAACACTTATTAATGTGCCAAGAATTTAATGGAAAGCATTTATGGTTACTGTTGTTGCCACGGCAGACGGAGAAATTTTCGGTTTTCACTTTGCCTTCTACAGAGTGCGAGCTACCAGAGATACCTACATATGTAGGTAGGTGCCCACCGAAtagatatgtatatatagataCCCCAGCGAAGGTTTGGGTGAATGCTTTTCAGATAAATCACTCACAATCAATAACTTTGACTTTCAAGGTCTAACCAAATGTGAACACCCATTGTGCGGTTCTTGAAAGAccaaaaactgccaaaataagGCTTAAACAATGACTCAAGCCGCGCTTTAATTAACATTTGGCTGGCATTTCAAAGAAAGgcaaatgtattaaaaaccACATACCTACATGGGCTATAAAAACACATCCAAGGTTAATCGTAAACGCTTTCAAATTCAAGTTCAATTCGAATTCTTGACACGGAGCGTTGGAAATACAGTGTAAACGGGAGACAGACTGGAGATACAGATAAAACCCGTGAGGTTGTCGATGAATCACAGCCGTCTGTATTCCCACCGCACATGGGAAAGTCCCAGGCACATAATGTATTCTGCCCACTCACTTCCTCATTGATCTTGATCTTGGCTTGGATTCAGCGATCGCGACGAAAGCAAAAGTCATCTTCTGACTCACGAGGGAACTGACCTCGTTAATGTTTTCTTAACCTGCgaatataaacaaattcgGGGGCGAGTGGAAAGTGGTAGCACCCATTAAACCCGAAAATCCCCATAACAAAACGAAGCGATTAGcttaagtgaaataaaaattaagcgCTAATTTATAGCCCGCTAGGGTAATTAGTTTAACTAGCCATTATGGCTTGATTTATAGGCATATGAGTTATTAGGAATACTACGCATACGCAGCGAAGCCTGACGACCCATGATATTCCCAGAGTGATAAGCACTGAGTGGCCAGCGCACTGAAAGCTAAACGGTGTTAAACGATACGTCCTCCTATAAATATAGACATATCGGGGAAACACAATCTCGACCTGTATCGGCAGCATTCGTAATTAAATGAGTGCAGTGTGCATTAAGTATATGAGGTGCTGAGTTCGTAGAATGGAATACTTTcaggaaattgaaattttaagacgaTATGCACCTTGATTTATTTGTATACATTATAATATaccgaataaataaattgaccTTGGTAACCTTTTTAATCTATTCCTACTTATAAGAAATACTTACATATTTACCAAGATTCTATACGTTCTAATAGTAGTAATGCCTgcattactttaaaaaaaccacttaataaaataagtgaATGGAGTACTATCAAATAGAGAACCACCCAGGGTATTTGAAGTACACACCTATTCATCAGATATAGACACTCTGATCGTTATCAAATATGTAGATGCACAGATACATTCGCAATTCATTGTTTGCGGGTTCGCTGGAAACGTGCCCCCGATAAGCGGGGGAGCAATTATTTATGCCATGGTAATTAAACAGACGACAGAAGATGGAAATGTCGAGGGTGAGGGTCTCAGAAGGGGAAAGGGGAACGGAAGCCGGGACACGGTTCGCTTCTGATCACTCAATTCGCATTCGATAGTAACCGGGGTATTGTCTGCTCCACAGGTGCTCCACGAATCCACGAATCCACGATGACGCGGCCGCTGACGATGCGGAGTTGGCTGACGATGGTGACGATGGCGTTGCTCTTGGCGCTAACCACCTGGCCGGATCCCTCCCAGAGCTTGCCACAAGGTGCTCCAGAGACCGTGTGCGACACCATGCTGCCGTTCCACTCCGGCGGCAGTGTGCTGCCCCAGAACAGCGTCTCGCCCTTCAGCGTGGagacctcctcctccaccctCGGCCAGGGTCAGACGCTTCGTGTGGATCTCACGGGAGTCCCGGCGGGTCTGAGCTTCGGTGGCTACATGATCCAGGCTCGCAACCGCAATCCGCCCCATCAGATCGTGGGTCAGTTTTCACCCGCCCGCGATGGAACCATCAAGCTGATGAACTGCGAGAGCTCCGTGAATAACTCGGCCACTCACAGCAATGCTGGGCCCAAGCAGCAGGTTCTCCTGGAGTGGCAGTCTCCGGTGGACTTCCTCGGCCAGGTGGTCTTCAAGTGAGTCAATCTATGAGGGTCCCATGATCATACCttctaatttttatacccctcAGTGCCACGATTGCCCAGAGCTACAATGAATTCTGGGTGGGTGTGCCCTCTCAGCCCGTTCAGATAGTTCGCCGGGATGTTTCGGGTCCACCACTGCCCACCCAGGCTCCTCCTGCAGGTTTGGGGACCACTCGGGCTCCCTATGTTCCGCCCAGCTATGTGGCACCCAATAATGTGGCCGCCGTGGTCGCCGATCCCATCTACAATGGCTGCGGACAGAGCAAGAACTGCTTTGGTTTCCCCGACGGATGCGTGGCCTCCAAGACCTGTACCTCCGTCTCCGCGGTCACCGTGAGGGGGGATGTCTTCGAGTTCGAGATTCAGTCCGGCAAGGGTGAGTCAcctttgaaaaaaattcttcATCTTGAGAAAGCTACTTTTTTCTCAATTTCAAGAACTTTTTTATCAATAGACAAAATTTTACCTTGAAATTCAGTGCGGCAAGGGTGAGTCACCTTCTCAAGAATTCTTCATCTTGAGAAAGCACCTTTTTGTCTcaatttcaagaacatttttatttttaattgctctAAGTATTCTCAAGAACTTTTCATCTTGAGAAGCCATCTCAAtactattttttcttaatttcaagaacatttttatcaTTAGAGAAAATTTCGCCttgaaattttcaattgttCTAAGAATTGTGATCTGTTTTCCAGGAACCAATGCCGCCTATGTGGCCGTGGGTCTTTCCGATGATGCCAAAATGGGTGACGACCTGAGCACCGAGTGCGTTCCAGAGAACGGAAGAGTCAACCTGTATTCCTCCCTGACATCGCTCGCACCCTATGCAGCTGTGAGATCAAGTGTGGTAAGTTGGGACTTTCTGAAACCCTATCCCTAATTTAATTGGAAATTTCATTATTACAGAGTCAGAACTCCGCCCGCCTGTTGGACGCCTCGATAGTGGATGGAGTGATCTACTGCCGGGTGCAAAGGGATGCGGTGACCACTGCGGCCAACGGACGCACCTTTGACCTCCGCAATGGCATGTACCACCTGCTGGTGGCTTCGGGCAGTACGCTCAAGGAGAACAGCGTGGGCTACCACGACATCGGACGCCTGCCCTCGGCTCAGGCCATCAATCTGGCGGAGGTGCAGGACTTGGGCGGATCCAGCAGGCTGTTGGTGCAGCTCCACGGAGCCTTCATGATCGCCGCCTGGATTGGAACCACCTCGCTGGGCATCATCTTCGCCCGCTACTTCAAGCAGACTTGGGTGGGCAGCCAGAGCTGCGGCAAGGATCAGTGGTTCGCCTGGCATCGCCTCCTGATGGTCACCACCTGGTCGCTCACCGTGGCCGCCTACGTGCTCATCTGGGTGGAACTGAAGCGGGCGGTGTGGCATGCCCACTCGATCATAGGTCTGATCACGGTGATCCTGTGCTTCCTCCAGCCCATTGGAGCCCTGTTCCGACCGGGACCCAATGACAAGAAGAGGCCGTACTTCAACTGGGGTCACTGGCTGGGCGGCAACCTGGCCCACATCCTGGGAAGTGAGTTGGGAGGTCGGGGTCACCATTTCCGATAtgtaattactttttttcccCTGTAGTTGTCACCATCTTCTTCTCTGTCAAACTGCCCAAGGCCGAGTTGCCAGAGTGGATGGACTGGATCCTGGTCAGCTTCGTGGTAGTGCATGTCCTGGTCCATCTGATATTCTCCGTAAGTTATTTTGATCTTTGGGGGTTGGGCTGGGTTGGTTTTCCCCTTTATCATGAGACCCCGAAATGTACAAAGAGTAGACCCTGCATCGCCTGCCTGTACAGTGGTTCTAGTTGAGTCCCTAAAACATCATTCATTCGATACTAATTCATCCCATCATATCTATAAGAACTGTTGGCTACGTTCGTTAATGTCCAGATTGGCTTGTGCTTGAATCATTGGCAGATCACGGGCATGGCCTCGGAACGCCATCTCAGCCAGCGGGCGAACACCTTCCAAATGGGGGATATGTCGCATCATCAGCAGCACGCCATGCGAAATGGCATGAGCATGGAGCGGAAGATGGATGCCCCAGTGAGTATTGCTAGGGGATTATCTCTTATATTTAGggtattcaattgcgttgcaaacgttgtaaagtgtaaaagtgtaaggcagttccaacaacaatttctatacaaaatagttttcaaggCGTACAACACCCCAGCCAATGCATCCAAATCTGTTGTACTTGTGTAGAAATAATGGTTTAAAATAGAGGCTTTAAATACtacaaaaatactaaaaatcgATCGAGGCTTAAGAAGTCGCGTATAGATTTTGTTGATCTACTTTTCTTATCTTGcaatgatttttgaaaaaaggacttTCACAATTCTTGTCTGGCAAACTTACAAATTTTACacttttgcaacgcaattatttaacttatttatCACAATTAATTATCTTTATTATCCTGAAATTACCCCCTTTCAGTATGGTGCCATGCGAAAGGGACTGCTTGGAGTCTACGGCGTGGTGCTGGTTCTCTTTGTGGTGGTGCTGAtcctgctggtggtgctggcGCCCATCGAACAATTCCTGGGCAAGTCCTAGGCGAATGTCCTGCAGCCCTgccccctcctcctcccaaTACTCGTATCAGTTTTGTGTGCTCATTGTTTAAGCCCTTCCGCCCACGGCTCTGCCCTGCCCACCACCCCTCTTCTTTTTCCCTGTTGTTAAGTGTAATTAGGCGCAAGCGTAACCAAGGGCGGAGCGTTCAGTACatgttatataatttattattaataaaataaaacaagccaaCATAAATGCAGTAGTTTGTTTCTTTGCTGCTCTGCtctttgtttttcatatgcatatatgttttttgtttaccagTAGTGTAGTAGTATCTATGGTGCTGAAGGGCGCGCTGCTCGATCGGATTGCGTGGGATCTCCTATGTTTAGTATTTAGTTGTATAAAACCTTTACTCTTAACTCTGCAGCTAGACATTATCATTATCTTTAGATATAGGTAtaggtatatatgtatgtttgtatgtttttATGTGGTGTGTATGCTTTTGTAATCTTTTCGCTTGCTCCGCTAAATTAAAGTACGTAAATTATAGGTAACtctacaaattttcaaatattaatgCTTTAACTAAACCCAATCGAACGAAACTGCCTTAAAGTAACGAGCGGAATCATCGCTCCTCCAGGATGACCGTTTCCTGCGGATAGAGCTTGAGCGTCTCCAGTGTTTGGCTGCTCTCGATGGCCGTGAGATCGCGACGTGGCCAGCTGCTGATCAGTTTGTACTCCTCGATGAGGAAACCATTGGCCGTCACAAAGTTGAGCAGATCCTGGTGAAAACAGTGTTTAGATCTTAGTTGGAAATGCTATTTATTAAGACCTACCTGCAGGTTGTTGCTGGTAAAGAAGCGGCGCTCCAGAAAATCACCGGTGGGCTTGCGCACACGGATCTTAGAGGTGCCCGCCTCCAGTTCGGACGGCTCCTGAGGTAGGGATTGTTGAGCCTGTGGGGGGTGGAAATCTATTACTAACTTGTTCTGCCATTAAAAGGCCGTCTTAACTCACAACTAATCTAATAGACTCGCGTCTGGCATCTTCCTCGGCCCTCTCCGACTCCATCCGCTTACGCTCGGCCAACTGGGCAGCCTCCTTTTGCCGTTTGGCCGCATCCTTGGCCATGTCGGCCTCCAAGGTCTCCTGATAGGCCATGTCCTGCTCTGCCTTCACCTGGTCACGGGCCGCTCGTTCGTCCTCCTGCCTGATTTCCAcctgcagctgctcctcgaACATCTCGCTGGTTTCAATTAGCCTCGTAAGCAAGTCATCCAGACCAATGTTGCCTGTAAGATAGTTTAGTTTTAGTGAAAATGGTACATTTATGATTGCCATTAATCATACCATGAATCACAGATAAAACCTCGCAATTGCTGCCCAACTGGCGGCTCTTACCGACCAGCATAATAGCCGGCAGCTTGTCCAGCTTAATGTTCCTGGCCGTCAGGGAGGCGTTGCTGCTAATACAAGCAGTCAGCGAGGAGAGAAACCTGCGAAACACATTTTAGATTATCAATAAAGTAACAATCTCAACTCACATGTCCTTGTTGCTCTCGTAGGTCATATCCCAGCCATACAGAACGAACTTCTCTTTGAAGGTTTGGATGATGCTCTCGTGTTTCATAAGTTGATCACAAAAAACGTTGATGAGAATACTCTTGCCGTGATGCAAGTAAATGGCCAGTAGCTTACGCTGATAGTAAAACAGAGAACGATGGTATGAATAAAATTACTGGAGGAATATACCGATAGTTACCTCCTTGGCGGATCTGAGGCAGGCCAGCTGCTTGGCGCCTTCCAGGCTGCCCACAAAAAAGTCTGGACACGGCTCGCCATACCGAGCCTTGTAGTTCTCAACAAACTGCGTGGAGCCACTCGTCTCGTCATCCGTGTTGTTTGGTACTGGAAAAACAGCAAATCTTTACCCACTGCATGTTGAATATGAGAGTATAAATGCCTACTTAAATGTCTGTTGAGTGGCTGAGCGGGTGGCGAGTCGGTGAAGATGTACTCGGCATTGTTGAAATCCGTAGCATCCTCGAACTCATCCGCCGAGCTCTCGCTGTCCACGGTCACCACGTCGAATGCGTTGTGCTGGCTGTTGGAATTCGTCTGAGCCGCACGGGCTGTGCTGCGTACGGCGAATCTGTGCGAGAGCTCAATACCAGATTGCTGAAAGAATTGCAGCCATGTTTAGCTaataattatctttaaataGTCTTATTTAAACCTACAGCTAGAGTGGTTTCATTGTCACAACCATTGGGCCAGCCGGTCCACTCCTGGTGGCGTACTGGTATGCTCTTGATGTCGCACACGTTCATCTTCAGGTCCTGCATTGTTGTCCGTCCTGGAAAGCTGAGAGTGAGCGGGCTGTCGGACTCGAACTGTATGTGGATGGTGAAGGTCTTGTCCACCCGCTGCGTCACTTCATCTCTGCAAGAGTTGAAAGAGTTAGGGAGTTTTTGTAAGAGTTAGGAAGTCAGCTTACTGCTCGGTGTCCATGAAACCGTCGTCGGTGAGGTCCACCAGGATCAGCTCGTTCTCCGGGGCGAGATCCAGGTTGCAGATACGCGTGCCCGGCTGCTGGGCATCGCTGGCCTTGGAGGGCGGCCAGCCGTTGATGGCCTGCCTGCACACCGGCACACTGGTCTTGTCGAAGATCTTGCGTTTGAGTTGCTCTAGAAAAGGGGGAGTTACAGGTAAGTAGGGGGTTCTAGCTTCGAAATATAGCTGAAATCCTCACCAACAGTGGCCTCCGAAGGCAGGCGAATCTGGTAGAGCTGCTGGTTGAAATGGATGTTGAAGGCGATCACGTTCTGGTTGTTGTTCTGGCTGGATGCGGGGTCCAGGTTGATGCTGGACGTCAGCTGGGCTAGCAATTGTGACGCTATAGTAGATACGTTTCAAGTCAAGGCACAAAAGGCGGCGCAATCACGGTTAACTCACTGGGGAATCTCTGCTGGAGGTGCGGCTGGTTGAGATTTAggttctggttctggttctgATGGTGGTTCTGCAGGGCGGCAGCGAAAAATCCCGAAGAGGGTCCCGGCAGCTCATCGTAGCCAGGCGGACGGAAGCCATTGGTGCTCTCCACTGGATGCCTCGCCGGAGGCTCCGGCTGTTGGATGGGATGGGGACTGGCCAGAGGAGCATCCTCGTGCGGCATCACCCGACTCAGGGCCTCCTGCGAGGGAACAACAACGCAATTAGCAACACGCATGTGCGGAGATGGGGGAAAACCAAGGAAATAAGGCGAACAAAGGACCTGCACACTCACCATCAGGTTCCAGTCGGCGGCCTCCAGGTGGGAGAAGGCCTCGCCCACATCGTCGATGCCCGTGATGTTCTGTGGATTAGCATAAAGAGGATACAATACGAAATAGTTATAGTAGCTCGATATTGAAACTATCTGCCAAAGTCACCCACACACGTCAAAAACGCACACGCATCGCAATGTGCGCAGCGAAATTCAAGGAGTTTCGACTGGCGAACGCTGGAGGGGATTACCTGAAAACTGGCCAGGGTGTCTTCCTTGTTCTCCGACATTGGAAACGCTTGTGCTTCTCTTTTATTGGCCGATTAACTGCGCTGCAAACTCGAACGATTTTCACTacaaaaaattacacaaagaaaaaattttctggCAAGTCACAGTGTGGCCAGCCGACTCCGGGCGATTGAAGCAAAGTAACGCGACCACTGTTAACGGCTAACGGcactttcaattaattttattctgttaatttttgttatttatttttt from Drosophila takahashii strain IR98-3 E-12201 chromosome 2R, DtakHiC1v2, whole genome shotgun sequence encodes:
- the casp gene encoding FAS-associated factor 1 isoform X1; translated protein: MSENKEDTLASFQNITGIDDVGEAFSHLEAADWNLMEALSRVMPHEDAPLASPHPIQQPEPPARHPVESTNGFRPPGYDELPGPSSGFFAAALQNHHQNQNQNLNLNQPHLQQRFPTSQLLAQLTSSINLDPASSQNNNQNVIAFNIHFNQQLYQIRLPSEATVEQLKRKIFDKTSVPVCRQAINGWPPSKASDAQQPGTRICNLDLAPENELILVDLTDDGFMDTEQDEVTQRVDKTFTIHIQFESDSPLTLSFPGRTTMQDLKMNVCDIKSIPVRHQEWTGWPNGCDNETTLAQSGIELSHRFAVRSTARAAQTNSNSQHNAFDVVTVDSESSADEFEDATDFNNAEYIFTDSPPAQPLNRHLIPNNTDDETSGSTQFVENYKARYGEPCPDFFVGSLEGAKQLACLRSAKERKLLAIYLHHGKSILINVFCDQLMKHESIIQTFKEKFVLYGWDMTYESNKDMFLSSLTACISSNASLTARNIKLDKLPAIMLVGKSRQLGSNCEVLSVIHGNIGLDDLLTRLIETSEMFEEQLQVEIRQEDERAARDQVKAEQDMAYQETLEADMAKDAAKRQKEAAQLAERKRMESERAEEDARRESIRLVAQQSLPQEPSELEAGTSKIRVRKPTGDFLERRFFTSNNLQDLLNFVTANGFLIEEYKLISSWPRRDLTAIESSQTLETLKLYPQETVILEER
- the casp gene encoding FAS-associated factor 1 isoform X2: MSENKEDTLASFQNITGIDDVGEAFSHLEAADWNLMEALSRVMPHEDAPLASPHPIQQPEPPARHPVESTNGFRPPGYDELPGPSSGFFAAALQNHHQNQNQNLNLNQPHLQQRFPTQLTSSINLDPASSQNNNQNVIAFNIHFNQQLYQIRLPSEATVEQLKRKIFDKTSVPVCRQAINGWPPSKASDAQQPGTRICNLDLAPENELILVDLTDDGFMDTEQDEVTQRVDKTFTIHIQFESDSPLTLSFPGRTTMQDLKMNVCDIKSIPVRHQEWTGWPNGCDNETTLAQSGIELSHRFAVRSTARAAQTNSNSQHNAFDVVTVDSESSADEFEDATDFNNAEYIFTDSPPAQPLNRHLIPNNTDDETSGSTQFVENYKARYGEPCPDFFVGSLEGAKQLACLRSAKERKLLAIYLHHGKSILINVFCDQLMKHESIIQTFKEKFVLYGWDMTYESNKDMFLSSLTACISSNASLTARNIKLDKLPAIMLVGKSRQLGSNCEVLSVIHGNIGLDDLLTRLIETSEMFEEQLQVEIRQEDERAARDQVKAEQDMAYQETLEADMAKDAAKRQKEAAQLAERKRMESERAEEDARRESIRLVAQQSLPQEPSELEAGTSKIRVRKPTGDFLERRFFTSNNLQDLLNFVTANGFLIEEYKLISSWPRRDLTAIESSQTLETLKLYPQETVILEER